A genomic stretch from Chitinophaga lutea includes:
- a CDS encoding SusC/RagA family TonB-linked outer membrane protein: MKRSLRNQRSPRPFSGRLLRPLFLFLLVAGLQVAATAKAQNKRLNVEVNNASLETVFRIVRQQSNYLFIFKDENIAAAGSKITLRLKEATIEQVMERCLEGSPLTYRIVDNTVILVKREEPAAPQQKAARVSGSVKDADNGDPLPGVTVAVKGTSNGTTTDGNGNFSLNNVPTGATLLFSYIGFSTQAVEAGTRTELHIRLQRESRNMQQVVVVGYGTQKKTELTGAIATFKPDDLNARPVLGPDQLLQGRMAGVSVSSASGMPGGAMRVSVRGIGSLSASNEPLYVIDGVPIIPHDAAMTNFGTKMNPLSQLNPSDIASVEVLKDAASAAIYGSRATNGVILITTKSGRKGSGQLTVNAYAGLQEVPNLRKVKMADSNLYLEVVNEGIDNYNKQYGYQPGNSKFIPGIDHPYPGLPDTDWMKLVLRTAYTQNVDLSVSGGNDKTTYYISGGFLNQQGTIIHNDLKKYTGRINLSTEPLSWLRAGVNLSFSYSDNNRVPGSNLGSTVMGRSLPQRPFDRPYKPDGSYYVGGTADLVYHNPIQILKEEVANLKNYRMLGNAFAELKFTKALSFKTAFGSDIGYTQDYIYYNQKHPYGTGNGRIVDERRLLTNLLFENTLNYSRTFGELKLDLLGGHSFQRMNVSTNGIDGNGFPAPSFDVLAAASVINNASTNLYGNAMESYFGRANLAWKNKYMLGMSIRTDGSSRFSPDNRYGYFPSVSAGWQVSKEPFWTLPHTDLKLRMSYGSTGNQEGVSNYAYQSLTGGGYNYDGKSGIAITGFGNNLLTWEKANQLDAGAELGLLGGAVNLTLDYFRKNTTNLLYNMPIQATSGFTSITSNIGSMLNTGVEASLNTDFNFGELRWTSDFNISFIRNRITSLIGNNDVMSVGNNRALQVGHDIGSIWIYRMTGIYQDDKEVPEPLKKIGVRAGDVKYEDLNNDGNIDINDRQIVGSSNPDFYGGWNNTFRYKNFDLSVFLNYVYGQDMYATSRITIERLGQNAVNVLEKVAKNRWTGPGTSNTVPRAIYNHAYNLYNSTRWMEDGSFLRVRTVSLGYELPADWLQRAKVKRLRVYLQADNLWLLTNYSGLDPEVSSDMDPRFMGEDNLVLPQPRSFNLGINLNF; encoded by the coding sequence ATGAAACGATCATTACGCAACCAACGCAGCCCGCGGCCATTTTCCGGGCGGCTGCTGCGACCGTTGTTCCTCTTCCTGCTCGTGGCAGGGCTGCAGGTAGCCGCCACGGCCAAGGCGCAGAACAAACGGCTGAATGTGGAAGTGAACAATGCCAGCCTCGAAACGGTGTTCCGCATCGTGCGCCAGCAAAGCAACTACCTCTTCATTTTTAAGGATGAAAATATTGCCGCCGCGGGCAGCAAAATCACGCTGCGCCTCAAAGAGGCCACCATCGAGCAGGTGATGGAACGCTGCCTCGAAGGTTCGCCGCTGACCTACCGGATCGTGGACAACACGGTTATCCTGGTGAAACGGGAAGAACCCGCCGCACCACAGCAGAAAGCCGCCAGGGTTTCGGGCAGCGTCAAGGATGCGGACAACGGCGACCCGCTGCCGGGAGTGACGGTAGCCGTGAAAGGCACCAGCAACGGGACCACCACCGACGGCAACGGCAACTTTTCCCTGAATAACGTACCAACGGGCGCCACCCTGCTTTTTTCCTATATCGGTTTTTCCACGCAGGCCGTGGAAGCCGGTACCCGTACGGAACTGCACATCCGCCTGCAGCGCGAAAGCCGCAACATGCAACAGGTAGTGGTGGTAGGGTACGGCACCCAGAAAAAAACGGAGCTCACCGGCGCCATCGCCACCTTCAAACCCGACGACCTGAACGCGCGCCCGGTGCTGGGCCCCGATCAGCTGCTGCAGGGCCGCATGGCCGGCGTGAGCGTATCGTCCGCTTCCGGGATGCCGGGCGGCGCGATGCGTGTGAGCGTACGCGGCATCGGTTCGCTGAGCGCCAGCAATGAACCGCTGTATGTGATAGATGGTGTGCCCATCATCCCGCACGACGCGGCGATGACCAACTTCGGCACGAAAATGAACCCGCTTTCACAGCTCAACCCTTCCGATATCGCTTCCGTGGAAGTACTGAAAGACGCCGCCTCCGCAGCCATCTACGGCTCGCGCGCCACCAACGGCGTTATCCTCATCACCACCAAAAGCGGGCGCAAAGGGAGTGGACAACTCACCGTAAACGCCTATGCAGGCCTGCAGGAAGTGCCCAACCTTCGCAAGGTGAAAATGGCGGATTCCAACCTGTACCTCGAAGTGGTGAACGAAGGGATCGACAACTACAACAAACAATACGGCTACCAGCCGGGCAACAGCAAATTCATCCCCGGCATCGATCATCCTTATCCCGGCCTGCCGGATACCGACTGGATGAAACTGGTGCTGCGCACGGCGTACACACAGAACGTGGATCTCTCCGTATCAGGCGGGAATGATAAAACGACTTATTACATCTCCGGCGGTTTCCTCAACCAGCAGGGCACCATCATTCATAACGACCTGAAAAAATACACGGGCCGCATCAACCTCAGCACGGAACCGCTGAGCTGGCTGCGCGCGGGTGTGAACCTCAGCTTCAGTTATTCGGACAACAACCGCGTGCCGGGCTCCAACCTGGGCTCCACCGTGATGGGCAGAAGCCTGCCGCAGCGCCCGTTCGACCGGCCGTATAAACCGGACGGCAGCTATTATGTGGGCGGTACGGCAGACCTGGTGTATCACAACCCCATCCAGATACTGAAGGAAGAAGTGGCCAACCTGAAAAACTACCGCATGCTGGGCAATGCGTTCGCGGAACTGAAGTTCACGAAAGCCCTCAGCTTCAAAACGGCTTTCGGCTCAGACATCGGTTATACGCAGGATTATATCTACTACAACCAGAAACATCCCTACGGCACGGGTAACGGGCGCATCGTGGACGAACGCAGGCTGCTCACCAACCTGCTGTTCGAAAACACGCTCAACTACTCGCGTACGTTCGGAGAATTGAAACTCGACCTGCTGGGCGGCCATTCCTTCCAGCGGATGAACGTGTCGACCAACGGCATCGACGGCAACGGTTTCCCGGCGCCCTCTTTCGATGTGCTGGCGGCGGCTTCCGTGATCAACAACGCGTCTACCAACCTCTACGGCAATGCGATGGAATCCTATTTCGGCCGTGCGAACCTGGCGTGGAAAAACAAATACATGCTGGGTATGTCTATCCGTACCGATGGTTCTTCGCGCTTTTCGCCCGATAACCGCTACGGGTATTTCCCCTCTGTGTCCGCAGGCTGGCAGGTGAGCAAGGAACCTTTCTGGACGCTGCCGCACACCGACCTGAAGCTGCGCATGAGCTACGGCTCCACGGGCAACCAGGAAGGCGTGAGCAACTACGCCTACCAGTCGCTCACCGGCGGCGGTTACAACTACGACGGTAAAAGCGGCATCGCCATCACGGGTTTCGGCAACAACCTGCTCACCTGGGAAAAAGCGAACCAGCTCGATGCCGGTGCGGAACTGGGATTGCTGGGCGGGGCCGTCAACCTGACGCTGGATTATTTCCGCAAGAACACCACCAACCTGCTTTATAACATGCCCATACAGGCTACGTCCGGCTTCACCAGCATCACCAGCAACATCGGCTCCATGCTGAACACGGGCGTTGAAGCATCGTTGAATACCGACTTTAATTTCGGGGAGCTGCGCTGGACGTCGGACTTCAACATCTCCTTCATCAGGAACCGCATCACCTCGCTGATCGGCAACAACGATGTAATGTCTGTGGGGAACAACCGCGCATTGCAGGTAGGCCACGATATCGGCAGCATCTGGATTTACCGGATGACGGGCATTTACCAGGACGACAAGGAAGTGCCGGAGCCGTTGAAGAAAATCGGCGTGAGAGCGGGCGACGTGAAATATGAAGACCTGAACAACGACGGCAATATCGACATCAACGACCGCCAGATCGTGGGCAGTTCCAATCCTGATTTTTACGGCGGCTGGAACAACACCTTCCGTTACAAAAACTTCGACCTCTCCGTGTTCCTCAATTACGTATACGGCCAGGATATGTACGCCACTTCGCGCATCACCATCGAAAGGCTGGGGCAGAACGCGGTGAACGTGCTGGAGAAAGTGGCGAAGAACAGGTGGACGGGGCCCGGTACCAGCAACACCGTACCGCGTGCGATCTATAACCACGCTTACAACCTGTACAACTCAACCCGCTGGATGGAAGACGGTTCTTTCCTGCGCGTGCGCACCGTATCGCTCGGGTACGAACTGCCGGCGGATTGGCTGCAAAGGGCCAAGGTGAAGCGTTTGCGCGTTTACCTGCAGGCGGATAACCTGTGGCTGCTGACCAACTACTCGGGCCTTGATCCGGAAGTGAGCTCCGACATGGATCCCCGTTTTATGGGAGAAGACAACCTGGTGCTGCCGCAGCCCCGTTCCTTTAACCTGGGTATTAACCTGAATTTCTAA